Part of the Drosophila kikkawai strain 14028-0561.14 chromosome 3L, DkikHiC1v2, whole genome shotgun sequence genome is shown below.
AATGTTGGTGTGCGGCTAAAATTctatttttccaatttttgcGCAATTTATTGCATTGTCAAGGGATTCGCAGGAGCCAGGCGAAAAACGAAAGCAAACGAGGCAAAGCAAcgaacacaaaacaaaaaaaaaaaacaaaacacaaaaaggcAAAAGACATTGGGCAAAACAAGCAACCCAAATGCCAAAACATAGTGCGGCTTGTTCGGTTTATTGGAGGGAGGATTGGGATTGGGGATACGGATGAGGTCGGTGAATTGGGGATCTTTGGGGGGCTTTTGTCTGGGGCAAAGcgtaaaagtaaacaaagctAAAAGCGGAAACGCAAGTGAAATAATACCACAGCAGCTTGGCAGCAGGAGCGGCAACTAAACATCAATAAGCATTGACTAACTGGATTCGCATTCTGGGCACAAACACGAAACCCAAGGATACGGCCAACTGGGGACTGGCTCCCCCGCAGCATTAATAGCTATAGATTAAATAATCGTTCCTTAAGCGAGAGCGAACAAAAGAAATGCAAGAAAATTGAAAAGACACTGCTGGGACTTGATTTcgaaattgaataaaattaattttaattgggtCTGCTTTGGATCCGGAGTGGTTAGCAGGGATTCTAGGAATATTTAGGGGAGCTACTAGTAGTAGTTTTAGGGGTTGATGGGATTACTTGGGGGGgcttaaggaaatatttaagtttaagattgatttggtttataatttatattttttcaagcaatttaaattgtgtATATGTTGCAGTATTAGTAATATTAAACCCTGTTAAAACCTTTAAGAATAtttcacaaataaaaaacCCTTAACAAACtttacttttttcttttttaatatttaatatagtaTTACCTTTTAAGCCGGATAATGATTTAACACAAATTTTCAAGACAAAAGGCTTAAAGATTAATGTCAAGCAAAATGCATACAGCCTTCCAATTTCTTCCTAAAAAAGATATCAAAAGAACGATTTCCCCTGCAAACAATATCAACAACAGAGTCATCATCTATACTGTCTCCTATATAGGCCCTAACTCCGATAAAGATGCAACATTACAGCGATTATATCGTTAGAAAGAGAAAAGATCCTTTTGGCAGCAGAAGAATGCAGCAGAAAGACAAAAACCAAGATGAACAAAATGTCATGATTATGGCAAATTTTCGGCTCCCTTTGTGGCTTTTCAATTGCGCTTTTTCCATCCACACGACACAGGGATACAGATCGAGAATCTATAGAATTTGAAGCCAGCATTGAAAATCATCGACTGCAAAATCTCAAATGTCATGGCAAGTAGGAGGAATGCTCTTTTATGTTATGGGACTGCCCGTTGCGTCTTCTAAACTGGAGGCAAGTTTCACAAATTAGAGGCCTGCCGggctgcctggctgcctgCTAAAAGATGTCCCTCCTGCGGAGGTCCTGTCCTCTGCCTTATCTCTTTGTCCAGGTCGGCTAGTTTTATGGTTGACGCGAGCATCTTTTTTGACTTTGACCTGACATCATTGTCCCCGTTTTGCAGCTGCGTCTCCATATCGACTGATGTCTTACTCCCTGTCAGCTTCCCTGGTAGCATTTCTCGAAAAAAACAGAGCCTTTTTTGCGCAATGTTTGTTTGTCTTTCGGATGTTGTGTCCTTTTTCCTGGCGACTCGATCCTCCTGTAGGTGGTTACTAATTGGGTTATTGTCAAATATTTGATAAGATTACCGGGCAGCTGCTCCTACTGCAGCTCCTgaccaattattatttctccCGGCGTAATCATGAGCTGGAAAATTTATAGTTCCGTAGAAGCGGCGACCCGCCTCGTTATCCTTTCCTGTTCCCTCTGCACAACGAGCACGAGGAGAAATTGTGGAATATTTGTGAAAtgctttataatattatattcaagaaaatatcaaaattataatgaaGTATACCTTGAATATagttgtatttaataaatgaatTGGTTCTACTCTTTTGTTCATTttgctttatattttataaaggcAAAGTCCTACGTAATTTAAagcttataatttttatagaaataatactataataatctgttttaaatatttcttcaagtgcatttaaaattcaaaaataaaatcggGTTGAAAATAAAGGCCCACCCGGCGCAGGCAAGTGAGCTCAGGTCGTGGAGGCGCCTTGGCGTCATCATAATTTAAATCGCGCCACGCGCACCAACCGGAGGTAAATatggaaaatgggggaaaactATGCCCCGGGCACAGACATAATTTTCCAACGAAAACGAATGAAAATGAGCATTATTCCCACCTCAGTCGCATATCAAAACAGTTTTTACCTGTTGATCGGAGGACGCACATTAGGATTCGGTaagggattgggattgggatggTTATGGAGATGGGATTGGATACCGACCTGCGGCTGGGGCGCCGGGCGAATGGTTATGACAATGTTATACGCTAATTGAgcacaaaaacattttatatttatggaaattatttattacacTGTGAAGAAAAGTGAGGAAAGGAATGGGAATAGATTGTATCTAAATGTTCTTTCTTTTATAGGATTAAATGCCGTAATATgtttattataattcaaattatataggacttattttattgattaaatTATTAACCTATTCTCTAGAAAAAAGATACTTTTTAGAGTTTAAATCAAGTCTAAGTTGTACTTAAAGTCTCTCTTATAATCAAATCTCTTTCCAAGACATTTCCCCCAGTATATAGTTCCCTAAAATCATATGCATTCCATTGTTGACTTACCCCTCTCTCCTAATTAAATATCCAGAAAGGTCTTTCTCGCATACATATGTGTATGTCCCCCCTAAGGAGCACGATTCCAGATTCCTTGATGCCGCGTCCTCCTCCTCTCGATTTCGTTGGCAGCGCCTTATGACAGTTTTATGGGTCTGGGGCTACTTTGGTTTAAATGCAGGCAACAGGAACAGCGGGGAAATTatgcataatttaatttggttaTAATATATGCATTTTCCGAGCACATTTTCCCGCTACAGAAATTCCTAGAAGTTTGGCGACGGAAGCCGCTGGCGACAGGCTGCCAACGCGGTCTTCcccaaccaaaaaaaaaatatatatatacatttttgctGGGGGAAATTTATTCatgtttcttgttttttattgtgttttactcgtaatttgattttgatttgggaattttaattaataaccaTGTTTTTTTCGGGGCCGAGCAGGGGGGCGCTTTGAATTTTTGATGAAATATTGTTATGAATGCGCTGCGTGTGCCATGGAAACATGGAAATGGAACTCGAATTGGACTCGgaattaaacattttccatCGACTGGGGAAGATCTAAAAAGTTGcctaacaaaataataataattttatggcTTTTAGAATCTTTAATTGGCCGAACAATAATGTTATGGTCTGATCagctattttctattttaattgttgtatttttatttaacgcTTCGTTGGTGAGTCCGTCAGGTGTGGAATGATTGTCAATGAGCTGGTTTATAGccatttattaatattgtaaaaatgGGGCACATAATTGAAAGCAAAAGGTAATTATTTAGTAGAGAATATGTAACAATTTTCAGcccaataaaagtttatttacgttttattatattgaaaAAGTAGGTTATATGAAATCAAAGTTTATCTAGATTTTTCTCTGAGATATTCTCTGCAAAAGATCATTACTTTCTTtaaccaaatatatatatttcaaggaTTAACTAAGAAATACCAAACAATACAGGATATTTTCGccaaaaaacttttctttcaaatcaccagcaaaaaaaagaacaattgTCGTCGACTTGAAAGCGGAACTCGTGTATTGCATTACCAAaatggaaaaggaaaagaaaatgaacattttaaaaaggaGGAAAATCTCAATTAGTGAGCACTCGAGAGAGTGGCCCTATGAAAAGAGCAAAAGACCGGCAGCCGAGAAGGAAATTTGCAAAAAAGATCAATTTTCCAGCGAAAAAGGAAAGCCGAAGCGGTGCACATTTTAACAGGATAAGATGCGTTTAAGCAAATGAACGGACAATAAGGACAAAGGACGTGAGTCGGCCGGGCATTGAAGTTGCCATGAACAAAGCGAAATGGTCAAGCCACAAAAGGCAAACGGTGAGGAGCAGCCAGGAGCAGCTGGCCAAGATGTGAGCCAAAGAGATAAGCCGGCAGGAGCAGCACAATAGAGGGTACCGAATGGCCGGAAAACGGAAGCAAAGTCTTAAGACTGCACTCCTCTCGCGGCTCAAATTAATCCCATTTGGCGGAAAAGAAACACCGGCGAAATATCGGAAAAGCATGGCaaatggaataaaaaatatatatatagattgaaaaaaaaacgttgcCAACAGCTGGGCATCCTGCGAGGCAACTGGCGGCATCCTGCTGCCAACTTTAGTACAGATTTCACGCTGGCTTTGGGAACCGATTTCTCGGGCTCACAACTCGCCGACAGCGGCGTTTTTGGCAAAAACTGTTGACACTTTCAGCTGTCCTCTCCCCTGATGATGTCCTGGTGCTAATATGTTAAGCAGCAGGCATCCCAATGCCAGCACCATTTCGAAGTTCATGCTGCGACCCAagagaagcaaaaaaaaattccttcACACTCCAGTTATTGAGCTGTCATCGCAGAGTCTCGTCCTGCGGCGTTTTAGCCAGAGAAAATTCGGTATCTTGAAAGCGTTTCGGTTTGGTTCTTTATCTAGGTACATTTTATTCTTTCCTTCAGCCGAATTCAAACACTTGACCCACATCTTTGAGCGCCATATTATTCGGTCTGACTCAATCAAGAATTGTGTAATCGATACTCCGCCCCAAAGGCAGACTTACGATCGATTGGCAGGGACAATGGGATTTTCTGCTACATTGAGTTACGTAAAAGGAGAGATCTTTAAAAAAGGATGTCTAGACAGATGCTCAGCTTATGTGGGCTCAATCAATTGAGGATCCTCTGCCTCCAAACGGATCAATATCAACACTGAAGTATGTGGAGTGGAAACCTCAAACAAAAACAGGGAAGATaggcaaataatttaaaatgaagatCTTTATGGCTAGGGGATTCTTCTTGATATTAAAATCTTAAGCAAATAATGTATTGGACCTCTTGGAATAAGATTTTCATATACAACATTTAAGTACAGCTTACCCtacttttgtaaataataaataataattccttgtttgttttgtaaaaattataatttgtatttcaaGTTTTCTCAATTTTCAGTAGGATCTGTCTCCCCTTCTTGCTCATACTCAAAATCTGGATCACCCTCCGGCAGTGGTGCCGTCATCACCGACGAGAAGAGGGCCAGAATTAGgcactaaaattaaaataatattagtattagtattaatattattccaaataaatatgtattttccATAACTCACTAGAAAGAAGATATAACCGAAGAATTTCATTCCGATCGTGTTGTGCTGCTGGTTCACGAAGGTCTTAAGACTTTGCAATAAACATTGCCTCTTTTATACCTCCGTCTATTTAGAAGAGCCAAATACACGGAATTACTTTAATGGgtttttacaaataaatacaaatgttATATACAAACAGAAAGACagttgtttaattatttacgtTAAGCTTCACGTGCTTTGATATTAACTAAAAAGATGCCTAAAGTAGTGTTTGTTTTGTAGAAGAATCCCCCAAGGAATATAATGGAAGCTGTAGATAAACATAAACcgcttttaataattttttatgttagttaaattatttatattattatttgaattaaatccTATTATATTTAACGAACTTTAActattttccaatttatttaCTCTAAAATGTCCTGAATTTTGTTTACTTCAGtccttttaaaattcaattaaaggaACCGCTGAATTAAAAGTCAATTCTTTTTCTTCCCTTGTTGGCTTTTTTCCGGAACATTGGTATATTGTCAAAGCTCTAATTGCCAAATCATTTTTCggaaataaattgttttgcaatttgaatcttaatttatttaaatatttaatttaaaatgggtCGCCGCAAGTCCAAACGTAAAGGACCACCACGGCGACAGAATATTGTGCCGCTGCCTGTACTTTTCGATTGTCCTTTTTGCAATCACAAACAAGCCTGCGAAGTGAAAATGTATGTCGATTTCTCTATAAGCCATCAACTATTACTATTAACTGAATTATTTTAGGGATAAGGAGCGAAAAATAGGACGTGTTAGCTGTACTGTCTGCTTGGAAAAGTATCAGACGTCCGTCAACTTGCTATCGGAGCCAATCGATGTCTTCAATGATTGgattagaggtttacgccgatggttaaaggcatcggcggcggcgtagaggtcaaaatgactcggcggcggcggcgtagtagtcagaaagaaccggcggcggcggcgcgtcaaataaggcaaaaaggccattttaatgagttatttattttttttaaagttttataaagaacaatgacactgaaggccgcgctgaagctgcgccgatgccgcaccagcggcgcgccgcggcgcgccgttattttcataatttggcggcggcgcgtcaaataaggcaaaaatcggcggcggcggcggcgtggcgcggcggcgtatatgtctagaTTGGATTGATGCCTGCGAGGAGGAAAACTAACTAGTTTTTACCTGGAATTTGCCAAGAAGGTGTATTTTCTATTAAGAATGTATATGTATTGTAATGTATATGTATTGTAAAATACATACAATATATTCTACATAAAATTTACCCAATTGTGCTGCATACTTTTGAGCGAAACAGAAAATTTAAGAAAGGAAGTTAAACTCAATCGCAGGCATAGAATCtataaaaatccaaataagaaatgtatttttctttaacaatttataacttttaaactattaaCTTTTCTCTATGgatgtattaatattttaatataataattgttaAGTAAAATCGTATCTAATCGTTACTAAAAGGGGACCAAAGATATTCAAAAAATTgtgatatttaaatttatttatttattaaatatttaaattatgaacTTAATCGGTAAATTCGGTTCAAAATATCttgaagttttaatttaaaaaattgttcattaaacataaatattaaagctatctaaataaGCATTTAAACAAAGTTTAAGCTACCGAAACCTGCCCCAAAACTGTTGACCTTGTGTCAGTCACTAGCAACCccaaatttttaaagcttaggcaaatattttgttagttGTTTTAATTCAGATTTGTAGGGCAAGTAGCGTGGTGGGACCTCCCAAATACTAACTTTTAGGTCAAACAATTGGCAAGGCATTTGCCAAAATGAAATTTTGGGTATAAAAGCCCGAGTTTAAGCCTCATTTGGCATCGAAGCATCGAGCATCTCAAGTCTCAAGCAACAATCAACCAATCAATCAACCAAAATGCCTTCCAACAAAGTTCTCTTCCTGGTTTTCGGTGAGTTCaaaggaaaatccttaaagaaataacttgaatttgaaataataaaaatctccACCTTATTGTAGGTGTCCTGGCCCTGGTGTTTGCCGTCAGCATGTCCGCCGAGGTAGCCGAACGGGACAGCGATGTCATCAGCGACCGTCGCTACCGTTGGCCATCTTCTGAGCAAGGTTCGGATGAAGAAGATGACCACGAAGATGACGATGATGTCCAAGATGGTGACGATCAGGACGACAGCGATGAGTTCGAGGAAATCGAAATCTGGGAACTGGCCCCCGAAAGTGGGGAGAGCTCCGAAAGTGTAGAGGGAAGCGAGGAAAGCGGTTCCCACGAAGcctaattttgtttgttttctaaaattctttgtttttataaatacttaaaaaaaattaatgttcTAAAgaagttaatatttaataaaatattttatcaacaTATATTTCAATGTCCTTTTTTTGATTCTTAATTATAAAGAGATACTCTCAGTTGCTTGtttgtataattaattttatttaacataatttaaagtatgtataattcaattttaatatgGTTTACAtacaatatttatagttttattttgcattaatttaaacattttagtattatgcatttaaatatatttaaggtatatttaaactatgactaaacataaattttacaTGATGTTCTCTTTTGTCACCTCGATAGtgattttcaataatttactTTTCAATTTCCACTAAGTTTGAAACCAAATAGATTTTGGAATGATGGGAAACACAGGCAACACAATTAATAGTAATAGAGGACACGGAAAACGCCAAAATACATTTACAAACATTTAATATgaaactgtgtgtgtgtgtgtgaatacttttaactttttgcttaaaagGGACTGTTGTTTGGACTGGACTCTTGGACTGCTCTAGAGAGAGATCAGAGCTGAACAATGTTAATTACTGAAACAAAATTACACGAATTGCACATGATTATGTTGTAGATTGCCTGCTaatgtgtgggtgtgtgtgttctcCTGGTTAGGTTTGCCCTTCAAATGTTGCGTTTTGAGTCTTGTTTTCTCACGGCACACCTTTCCCAACGATTTATTTGGACCTTTTGGATCACACATTGCTATCCGTGCCCACGGCGCCGGTGAAGGAGAAGGGCTGGGCATTGTTCACAATGCCCGCTCGATCGTTGGTGGTCTGAGCAGATGTATTGCCTCCATAGGTTTgttgagcagcagctgcccTCATATCCTCAGCGGAGGCTCTGTTTTAAGAAGAAATTGCAAGAcattattagttttattttaataattaaatttaaaaagaccaaactaatataagaaataatgaaatataataGAATATATAGTGCTCGACTAACCAAACTGTAATTTGTGCCTACATAGAACCAAAAGGGGCGAAAGAACAGAACAAGATGCCTCTTGgcacaaaaaattatataaaaaaaaaatagtactCTGAGTTTAAGACAAAAACTAGGGAACTACGGGAgctgtgtatatttttttatcaaaaatttacaataattaaaattccaatatATCTAATTCTACATAGAAAATGTTTGTCTACAAAAAATAGCGTACAAATAGGCAAGGCAGTCTAGAGAATACAAGTCTTAAGTGATTACATCTAAGGAAAACTCaaaatttatttgccttttATGATCTCGGCGACGCAGCAAAGCCGTCGTTGGGTGTAATTGGGTTTTGAGCGGTTCAGTTTTTTGTCTGGTTTTTCCTCATGTGGCATTTACAAAGtctttgatatattttttcgaaTTATGCTTAATCCATGGTAAACGAAATATTTTacatgttttcatttttagtGTTGCGTTCATCGATTAACAAATTTcaacaaaatttatttgatttcattttagCTTACTTTCAGGTGAGATTCTCTTGCAAAGGCTATTTTGTAACAAGTTAATGCGAGTTTTCTTCAAAATAATGTGTACTTaggttaaataaataatttaataaacttaaaaaaaacagagtTTGGAATGCTTTTCAAAGGAAGATAAAATACATATCTCAAATATGAATTTCATTCAGACTTTCAAAGTAAAAACCTTTTGGAATAAATACTTAAACTTAACTTAggcataaacaaaaaataaacaagtatatatttatagcgCATGAGAAATTATAAGAAGCACGAGTGTAAAAAATAACCcaatatttttgataataaagatacaaaattgaaattgtttttggttttacaacatttaaaaaatatgaaaactttTAAATCCTCAACTTGTTGTATATCTGATTTGTATATTTACTCTGCTATAATGCTTGATTatgtttcaatttcaatttgtgaCTATCCTGAGAGCAAAATCAATTCTCAAACAACgtttaacatttaattgtATGGTTTACATTGAAGCAAAGCATATAAAGTTAATACTTTCTGAGTTGTACATATTGCTCTAGGTTCTCCATATTATCGTATTTGCTTTTTAGTACCCttagctgtgtgtgtgtgtgtacctAGTGTGAGTGTGGAAGCTGTGGTTACTCATATAGGTTCTTCTTGCATTCGGTTAGCTTTCAAATATAGTTTCTCACTAAAAATATATGCTTGCTGCTGAAGTCCGGCATGTGTATTACGTTATTTTTGTATCAGTATTTCTCTAggcatataatatatatatatatttaactgtAGTTTTCAACAACACCAACCGCTCGACGAaagacattaaaaaaaaaagattggaATACACGAATGACCGGCATGCAAAAAGAGAGGAATGGCGAAAATGCATTGGCCCAAAAAACACGTTGATTACTAacaatttctctctctctcacgcTGACTCTTTGTTTCAACAATAAtgagaattttagtttttaaattttcctttgTAATTGGTGGGGTGTTCTGTATACTATTTCTGATCTCTGATGCCCTCCTACAAACGCCTAATGGAATCTTCTCCTAGTTACACATTATTCCTTGGAACGAACACTAAAAACTAGGCGCCGTAAAGTATTTGTTTGCTGCATCGTTTGCATTTCTAGTTGTGTGGGTGTTTTGGGTGTAGTATCtgagtatctgtatctggagTGTGAGAGTTGCTGTGGTTTTGGCAGTTACTAATCGCTCGGCTAGGCATTTATGTGGGGCGCCAAACGTCGGGATCTTCCATGAGTGTGATATGCTGATCGCCGCCCATCTGCATCTGACCGCCCGCCTGACTGCCGGCCATCTGTGTGGGCGATGTGGCAGCGGCGGCCATGTCCTCCCGAGAAGCTCTACACACATTATTTTATACAGATTCGTTTGTTAagcgttttttgtttttcacagTGGCAAGCACATTGTGGGAATATAGAGAAAAACAGTTTGGTTTCGATTAGCAAAAAATGGCTTAGCTTGGGCCAACTATAAATCGCTTGCTGCTCCTTCTCTCGCTTAGCAACTAAACTTATTACCAGACTTGGAATACAAATCGCTTGAGAGTTCAGAAAAACGTCAGgaatattgatattatttgattttgattttgaaacGATTTTCTAAACTCTTTGGCAACTTATTTTCTGTCCaagttttaaagttttaaccAAACTCACTTCTTGCCTAACGCCATCATTCCGTACACCACGCCGGTGGCAAAGATCAGGCCACTGCCGAATAAGCTGGCCAAGCCAAAGCACATGAAAATGGGCGGAGTAGCCAtgctgtaaataaatttaaaaatttacaattaattatGGTTTAATTTTGGGTTCATTATTGGTCACTCACGCAATGTAGAGTCCAGCCCGGAAGTACATGGGCTTGGAGTCCACCTTATCCGCGATCCCGTTGACCTGCTCGATGCAGACAAAGCAGCAGGGCGCCTCCAGGACCATTACTACGAACCCTGCCACCATTTGTATGATGCCCGCCACCAGACATGATACGCTGAGTGTGATAATGGACAGAACATTCCACAGACCGAAGAGTATGGCAACTGGAAGTACAAACAAtatgaattcatttaatttaataaatagctagtatatatttattcataattaaataattttgttatttatatttaacgaTTTATTCAAATTCCAAGGGCGTTGCCTTTATGCTGAAATCGTTAAGCACTGACCCAGGGGACACacgaatatattttaatcaaatacGCCCCCGAGACCCATTATCTCATCCAAATGCTCcataaaagaaatgaaaacattCGAAACCGCACAATCTAATCAACAACTCTGACTCATGTGTGTGCCAATTTTTTTTACGTTATAATGTGTCCACAATTCAACTTTTATTCAGAAATAACCAACAAAGAAAGCCACAGAAGCGTAACAACTAGCGGGGAAAACAGTTGAGCAAATTGTTAGTAGACATTAATGGAGCGAATGCTCTACATTTTTGTTGATAAAGTTAGGGGGTGTTGAAGCCActtacattaaaatattttatcagcTGCTTTAGGGCAATGATAAAAGCATAAGCACAAAGTAAACAACACTTACTATACATGCGACTCTAAGCTAGAGATAGATAAATGTCTGGGACGTGATAATTGTATAAAAGTTGCGAGAGAAATTATATTAGATCACGAGGGAGAGCTAAATgaaacttaaattttttagtACAGAATCTCTGAGATTCATGTTTCCCTTTTGCGAAATCCGATCTCCGTTTTGAGGTTGTTGCGGTTCGTAAGCCCAACTTGGGGGGAAGAAGTCGTTGTGCTCTGCGGAGACCggctataaaattatttattaatcatagacttttggttttattttaccCAAACACAACCGGTTCATTGTGGAAGCCGCACGAGTGAGTTTTCTCCCTTAATTGAGCTTTACAGGctatttatattgattttaagTGGATGGTGTTTATTTGTTGGGCAACAATTGCTATTTCTCCATTTCCCCCAcaagtgaataaaaaaaagtctccaggaaatttaacaacaaaAGATGCGGGAGGCAAGAAACgccattgaaaaaaaatatatttcaatggcTTTAAAAGAAAGCATTTAACCCTCTGGATACATTTATAAGGAACTGACATAATATTAAAGCTAAAATGTTATcagaaaaatattgcaaagaataattatatgaaaaattAGAGATAACAGCGTTAAGAACCGAGTTAACCCCAAGATCAATTAATCAGAAAGCTGAAATAAGCTgcctttataaaattatattgtcTTACTATCATCATCT
Proteins encoded:
- the LOC108082974 gene encoding anaphase-promoting complex subunit 15B, encoding MPSNKVLFLVFGVLALVFAVSMSAEVAERDSDVISDRRYRWPSSEQGSDEEDDHEDDDDVQDGDDQDDSDEFEEIEIWELAPESGESSESVEGSEESGSHEA
- the LOC108083044 gene encoding transcription elongation factor 1 homolog: MGRRKSKRKGPPRRQNIVPLPVLFDCPFCNHKQACEVKMDKERKIGRVSCTVCLEKYQTSVNLLSEPIDVFNDWIRGLRRWLKASAAA
- the fwe gene encoding calcium channel flower, whose amino-acid sequence is MSFAEKITSLLARPNQQDPVGPEQPWYLKYGSRLLGIVAAFFAILFGLWNVLSIITLSVSCLVAGIIQMVAGFVVMVLEAPCCFVCIEQVNGIADKVDSKPMYFRAGLYIAMATPPIFMCFGLASLFGSGLIFATGVVYGMMALGKKASAEDMRAAAAQQTYGGNTSAQTTNDRAGIVNNAQPFSFTGAVGTDSNV